The following are encoded in a window of Thermodesulfobacteriota bacterium genomic DNA:
- a CDS encoding LysR family transcriptional regulator — translation MSLRALRTLIVIARTGSFSAAAGELGLTQAAVSHQVKALEEELGAELFDRTGRGTKLNPSGRLILERAEEILALYDGLRGELDPGGGVRGVLELGVIPTALTGPVPVVLARLKAEHEDFQVRIRSGISDHLAPRVESGELDAALISEPPYALPPQCAWRPYDEEPFYVVGPRSAGAGDDRALFEQLPYVRFDKTAWTGALIEGHLMARGIHPRDVMELDSLEAVLSLVEQGLGVAVAPFRASRVERARQRFTLIPLGDPQLRRRVGLYERTRHPRRPLTELLLAALRSECSFKISYGKD, via the coding sequence ATGTCCCTGCGCGCCCTGCGCACCCTCATCGTCATCGCGCGCACGGGCAGCTTCTCGGCCGCCGCGGGGGAGCTCGGGCTTACCCAGGCCGCGGTGAGCCACCAGGTAAAGGCCCTCGAAGAGGAGCTCGGCGCCGAGCTCTTCGACCGCACCGGGCGGGGGACGAAGCTCAACCCTTCCGGGCGGCTGATCCTGGAGCGGGCCGAAGAGATCCTGGCCCTCTACGACGGCCTGCGGGGCGAGCTGGACCCGGGCGGGGGGGTGCGGGGGGTGCTGGAGCTCGGGGTCATTCCCACCGCCCTTACGGGCCCCGTGCCCGTGGTGCTCGCCCGCCTGAAGGCGGAGCACGAGGACTTCCAGGTCCGCATCCGGTCTGGCATCTCGGACCATCTGGCTCCCCGGGTGGAGAGCGGGGAGCTCGACGCAGCCCTGATCAGCGAGCCGCCCTACGCCCTGCCCCCGCAATGCGCGTGGCGCCCCTACGACGAAGAGCCCTTCTACGTAGTGGGGCCGCGCAGCGCCGGGGCGGGAGACGACCGGGCCCTCTTCGAGCAGCTTCCCTACGTGCGTTTCGACAAGACGGCCTGGACCGGCGCGCTCATCGAGGGGCACCTCATGGCCCGGGGTATCCACCCCCGGGACGTGATGGAGCTCGACTCCCTGGAGGCGGTGCTGAGCCTCGTGGAGCAGGGCCTGGGGGTGGCGGTGGCGCCCTTTCGAGCTTCCCGGGTGGAACGGGCCCGCCAGCGGTTCACCCTGATCCCCCTGGGCGATCCCCAGCTCCGCCGTCGCGTGGGCCTCTACGAGCGCACCCGGCACCCGAGGCGCCCCCTCACGGAGCTGCTCCTGGCCGCTCTGCGAAGCGAGTGCAGCTTCAAAATTTCTTATGGCAAAGATTAG